Proteins from a genomic interval of Kitasatospora herbaricolor:
- a CDS encoding nucleoside/nucleotide kinase family protein — protein sequence MHDDTLNTETAAPPAGPATDGRRQALDDPLDLTEPAVGLLRGRGSGSRVILGLTGPPAAGKSTLARYLVAKVCRSEGPDAAAYLPLDGFHLSNTQLDRLGLRARKGAPSTFDAHGYVALLRRVAEDRFHDIYVPDFDRELDEPVAARHLVTPRTRLVITEGNYLASAETPWPEARTLLRELWYVDAEDSVREERLLRRHMAGGQPEPEARQRVSSNDHPNGEYVKAARAACSRIVRPGRLPRTPGARSVD from the coding sequence ATGCACGACGACACGCTGAACACCGAAACGGCAGCGCCGCCGGCCGGTCCGGCGACGGACGGCCGCCGGCAGGCCCTCGACGATCCGCTCGATCTGACGGAGCCGGCCGTCGGCCTGCTGCGCGGGCGGGGCAGCGGCAGCCGCGTGATCCTCGGCCTCACCGGTCCACCCGCGGCGGGCAAGTCCACGCTCGCCCGGTACCTGGTCGCCAAGGTCTGCCGGTCCGAGGGCCCCGACGCCGCGGCCTACCTCCCGCTGGACGGCTTCCACCTCTCCAACACCCAGCTGGACCGCCTCGGCCTGCGAGCCCGCAAGGGTGCCCCGAGCACCTTCGACGCCCACGGGTACGTCGCCCTGCTCCGCCGCGTCGCCGAGGACCGCTTCCACGACATCTACGTCCCCGACTTCGACCGCGAGCTGGACGAGCCGGTGGCCGCCCGCCACCTCGTCACCCCGCGCACCCGGCTGGTCATCACCGAGGGCAACTACCTCGCCTCGGCGGAGACCCCCTGGCCCGAGGCCCGAACCCTGCTCCGCGAACTCTGGTACGTCGACGCCGAGGACAGCGTCCGGGAGGAGCGACTCCTGCGCCGGCACATGGCGGGCGGACAGCCCGAACCCGAGGCCCGACAGCGGGTCAGCTCGAACGACCACCCGAACGGTGAGTACGTGAAGGCGGCGCGCGCGGCCTGCAGCCGGATCGTCCGGCCGGGCCGTTTGCCTCGGACGCCCGGTGCGCGTAGTGTTGACTAG
- a CDS encoding S66 peptidase family protein — protein MAQHPPEQAAGPVRPAPPHYPPPPRTGRLRALTRPPHLRPGDRVAVVAPSSPVDPDRLTAGCAVLRSWGLEVEVAPHVLDTHPALGHLAGRDADRAADLRAAWLDPTIAAVVCARGGYGVHRMVDLLDWDALRTAPPKVLVGYSDVTSLHEAFAQRLGLATLYGPMVSAQTFLTDGPTAEHLRRTLFQPAATTVLNSATAGTLVPGRARGITAGGCASVLAAERGTPGARPSFEGAVLVLEDVNEQPYQLDRILTQLLRSGALDGVAGVALGSWSGCGRPERVREVMLDRLGPLGVPVLWELGFGHGPSSLTVPLGVPALLDADAGALTLEVPALAERGH, from the coding sequence ATGGCTCAGCACCCGCCCGAGCAGGCGGCCGGACCGGTCCGGCCGGCACCCCCGCACTACCCGCCGCCCCCGCGGACCGGACGGCTGCGAGCACTCACCCGCCCCCCGCACCTGCGCCCCGGGGACCGCGTCGCGGTGGTCGCCCCCAGCAGCCCGGTCGACCCGGACCGGCTCACCGCCGGCTGCGCCGTCCTGCGTTCCTGGGGGCTTGAGGTCGAGGTCGCACCCCACGTCCTCGACACCCACCCCGCCCTCGGCCACCTGGCCGGCCGGGACGCGGACCGCGCCGCCGACCTCCGGGCGGCCTGGCTCGACCCCACGATCGCCGCGGTCGTCTGCGCCCGCGGCGGGTACGGCGTGCACCGCATGGTGGACCTGCTCGACTGGGACGCCCTGCGGACGGCACCCCCCAAGGTGCTGGTCGGCTACAGCGACGTGACCTCCCTGCACGAGGCCTTCGCCCAGCGCCTCGGACTGGCCACCCTCTACGGGCCGATGGTCTCCGCCCAGACCTTCCTGACCGACGGGCCGACCGCCGAGCACCTGCGCCGCACGCTCTTCCAGCCGGCCGCCACGACCGTGCTGAACTCGGCCACCGCCGGCACCCTGGTACCCGGGCGGGCCCGGGGGATCACGGCGGGCGGCTGCGCCTCCGTCCTGGCCGCCGAGCGGGGCACGCCGGGAGCCCGGCCGTCCTTCGAGGGCGCGGTGCTCGTCCTGGAGGACGTCAACGAGCAGCCCTACCAGCTCGACCGGATCCTCACCCAGCTCCTGCGCTCGGGAGCACTGGACGGCGTGGCGGGCGTGGCCCTCGGCTCCTGGTCGGGCTGCGGCCGGCCGGAACGGGTGCGGGAGGTCATGCTCGACCGCCTCGGGCCGCTCGGCGTCCCGGTCCTCTGGGAGCTCGGCTTCGGCCACGGCCCCTCCAGCCTCACCGTCCCGCTCGGGGTGCCGGCCCTGCTCGACGCGGACGCCGGTGCGCTGACCCTCGAAGTGCCGGCCCTGGCGGAACGCGGGCACTGA
- the trpS gene encoding tryptophan--tRNA ligase: MTITTTRPEPASADLGTDPEGPAGRRVLTGDRPTGPLHLGHYFGTLRNRVRLQRQGAELFVVVADYQVITDRDIADRLAEHSENLVIDYLATGLDPESATIFAHSAVPALNQLLLPFLSLVSVAELGRNPTVKDEIAHSRQSAVSGLMFTYPVHQAADILFCKADLVPVGQDQLPHLEVARTVARRFNERYGAGIFPRPRALLSEAPLLPGTDGGKMSKSRGNAIVLAADEDETARLVRGARTDAERRISYDPAGRPGVAGLLQLAALCQDRTPGELAEEIGDGGAAALKRTVTEAVNEHLRPIRARRAELAADRAHIRQVLRTGAERANAVADATLAEVRAAMGAVGSA, translated from the coding sequence ATGACCATCACCACCACCCGGCCCGAGCCCGCCTCCGCCGACCTGGGCACCGACCCGGAGGGACCGGCCGGCCGCCGCGTCCTCACCGGCGACCGCCCGACCGGCCCGCTGCACCTGGGCCACTACTTCGGCACCCTGCGCAACCGCGTCCGCCTCCAGCGGCAGGGCGCCGAACTCTTCGTCGTCGTCGCTGACTACCAGGTCATCACCGACCGCGACATCGCCGACCGGCTCGCGGAGCACAGCGAGAACCTGGTGATCGACTACCTCGCCACCGGACTCGACCCCGAATCCGCCACGATCTTCGCCCACAGCGCCGTACCGGCCCTCAACCAGCTGCTGCTGCCCTTCCTCAGCCTGGTCAGCGTCGCCGAACTCGGCCGCAACCCCACCGTCAAGGACGAGATCGCGCACTCCCGGCAGTCCGCCGTCAGCGGCCTGATGTTCACCTACCCCGTGCACCAGGCCGCCGACATCCTCTTCTGCAAGGCCGACCTGGTACCCGTCGGCCAGGACCAGCTCCCGCACCTGGAGGTCGCCCGCACCGTCGCCCGCCGCTTCAACGAGCGCTACGGCGCCGGCATCTTCCCGCGCCCACGGGCGCTGCTCTCCGAAGCGCCCCTGCTGCCCGGCACCGACGGCGGCAAGATGAGCAAGAGCCGCGGCAACGCCATCGTGCTCGCCGCCGACGAGGACGAGACCGCCCGCCTGGTGCGCGGGGCCAGGACGGACGCCGAACGCCGGATCAGCTACGACCCGGCCGGGCGGCCCGGGGTCGCCGGCCTGCTCCAGCTCGCCGCCCTCTGCCAGGACCGCACGCCCGGAGAACTGGCCGAGGAGATCGGCGACGGCGGCGCGGCCGCCCTCAAACGCACCGTCACCGAGGCCGTCAACGAGCACCTGCGACCGATCCGGGCGCGCCGCGCGGAACTCGCCGCCGACCGCGCCCACATCCGCCAGGTCCTGCGCACCGGCGCCGAACGTGCGAACGCCGTCGCCGACGCGACCCTGGCCGAGGTGCGGGCCGCGATGGGGGCGGTGGGATCGGCCTGA
- a CDS encoding APC family permease — protein MGTTGDLPGPGPAPGEAGDKGLRGNSVGLLSSVVLGVSTVAPVYCLTATLGPTVTAVGVRMPAVFLAGFLPMLLVAFAYKELNKAFPDCGTSFTWTVKAFGPRIGWMAGWGLTVATIIVLSNLAGVATDFLYLMLGEMTGSDTVAGLGDNTAVHLLTVVALIAAATAMSYRGMTATKWFQYSLVGLQLAVLLLFAGIAIGKAAAGDLPHSVGFSPGWLNPLEVGSFSAFTAGLSLSIFMYWGWDTCLTMNEETLGSARTPGRAAMISMVTLVTSYLLVAVAAQMFAGVGTTGTGLGNPETADNVFAALARPVLGTPWSILLFLAVVASAAASLQTTFIPVARTLLAMSAYKAVPPRFGSVHPKHRTPGYATVAAGVATAGFYVGMTLISDHVVEDTIKALGLMICFYYALTAFACVWYFRRELRRSARDLLLKGLAPLLGGLLLAGVFLKTLTDAWDTGYGGGAVLGMGSVFVIGVGILLLGAVLMVWYGVYRPEFFRGETLRKDTPALVVED, from the coding sequence ATCGGCACCACCGGCGACCTCCCCGGCCCGGGGCCCGCCCCCGGCGAGGCCGGGGACAAGGGCCTACGCGGCAACTCCGTCGGGCTGCTGAGCAGCGTGGTCCTCGGCGTCTCCACGGTCGCCCCGGTCTACTGCCTCACCGCGACCCTCGGGCCCACCGTCACCGCCGTCGGCGTCCGGATGCCCGCGGTGTTCCTGGCCGGCTTCCTGCCGATGCTGCTCGTCGCCTTCGCGTACAAGGAGCTCAACAAGGCCTTCCCCGACTGCGGCACCTCCTTCACCTGGACGGTGAAGGCCTTCGGCCCGCGGATCGGCTGGATGGCCGGCTGGGGCCTGACCGTCGCGACCATCATCGTGCTGTCCAACCTGGCCGGCGTCGCCACCGATTTCCTCTACCTGATGCTCGGCGAGATGACCGGCAGCGACACCGTCGCCGGCCTCGGCGACAACACCGCCGTCCACCTGCTCACCGTGGTCGCCCTGATCGCCGCGGCCACCGCGATGAGCTACCGGGGCATGACCGCCACCAAGTGGTTCCAGTACAGCCTGGTCGGCCTGCAACTGGCCGTCCTGCTGCTGTTCGCCGGCATCGCCATCGGCAAGGCGGCGGCCGGCGACCTGCCGCACTCGGTGGGCTTCTCCCCGGGCTGGCTCAACCCGCTGGAGGTCGGCTCGTTCAGCGCCTTCACGGCCGGGCTGTCCCTGTCCATCTTCATGTACTGGGGCTGGGACACCTGCCTCACCATGAACGAGGAGACCCTCGGCAGCGCCAGGACCCCCGGCCGGGCCGCGATGATCTCGATGGTCACCCTGGTCACCTCCTACCTCCTGGTCGCCGTCGCCGCGCAGATGTTCGCCGGAGTCGGCACCACCGGCACCGGGCTCGGCAACCCCGAGACCGCCGACAACGTCTTCGCGGCCCTGGCCCGGCCGGTCCTCGGCACCCCCTGGAGCATCCTGCTCTTCCTCGCCGTCGTCGCCAGCGCGGCCGCGAGCCTGCAGACCACCTTCATCCCGGTCGCCCGTACGCTGCTCGCGATGAGCGCCTACAAGGCCGTCCCGCCGCGCTTCGGCAGCGTCCACCCCAAGCACCGCACCCCCGGCTACGCCACCGTCGCGGCCGGCGTCGCCACCGCCGGCTTCTACGTCGGCATGACGCTGATCAGCGACCACGTCGTCGAGGACACCATCAAGGCCCTCGGTCTGATGATCTGCTTCTACTACGCGCTGACGGCCTTCGCCTGCGTCTGGTACTTCCGCCGCGAGCTCCGCCGCAGCGCTCGCGACCTGCTGCTCAAGGGCCTCGCCCCGCTCCTCGGCGGACTGCTGCTCGCGGGCGTCTTCCTCAAGACCCTCACCGACGCCTGGGACACCGGGTACGGCGGCGGCGCGGTGCTCGGCATGGGCTCCGTCTTCGTCATCGGCGTCGGCATCCTGCTGCTCGGCGCCGTCCTGATGGTCTGGTACGGCGTGTACCGGCCGGAGTTCTTCCGCGGCGAGACGCTCCGCAAGGACACCCCGGCCCTCGTCGTGGAGGACTGA
- a CDS encoding ABC transporter substrate-binding protein, whose amino-acid sequence MAPTPADRTTSPTTRRSFLAAGLTGGAVLGLGGLLAACGSSTGATDAAAPAGGASPDQKSVKQGGDDYATVIEQMKAFGTDAAPGVYPRTVKHALGETVIPARPVRVVVLDTGELDNVVALGIQPVGVVHTDGSKTMPSYLKDKVGSPADVGTINSLNLEAIAALKPDLILGSQLRAQDQYASLSKIAPTVFSIRPGYPWKENFLLNASPFGLQREAKALLAAYQAAATAVGARLGDRKPTVSPLRFMPGKTRLYAGLSFIGTILTDIPIPQPKIEQVKELAVEISPEQIDKADADWVFYGVYGTPSSTNQDAVLGGALWKTLGAVKSGQARPVSDETWFLGLGVLAADAVLTDLKGFVAPGA is encoded by the coding sequence GTGGCCCCCACCCCCGCCGACCGGACCACCTCCCCCACCACCCGGCGGAGCTTCCTCGCCGCCGGCCTGACCGGCGGGGCCGTCCTCGGTCTCGGCGGGCTCCTCGCCGCCTGCGGCAGCTCCACCGGCGCGACGGACGCGGCCGCCCCCGCCGGCGGGGCCTCCCCGGACCAGAAGTCGGTCAAGCAGGGCGGCGACGACTACGCCACCGTGATCGAGCAGATGAAGGCCTTCGGCACCGACGCCGCCCCCGGCGTCTACCCCCGCACCGTCAAGCACGCGCTCGGCGAGACCGTGATCCCGGCCAGGCCGGTCCGGGTCGTCGTCCTGGACACCGGCGAACTCGACAACGTGGTCGCGCTCGGCATCCAGCCCGTCGGCGTGGTCCACACCGACGGTTCCAAGACCATGCCGTCCTACCTCAAGGACAAGGTCGGCAGCCCGGCCGACGTCGGCACCATCAACAGCCTCAACCTGGAGGCCATCGCCGCGCTCAAGCCGGACCTCATCCTCGGCAGCCAGCTGCGCGCCCAGGATCAGTACGCCTCGCTGTCGAAGATCGCGCCGACCGTCTTCTCGATCCGCCCCGGCTACCCCTGGAAGGAGAACTTCCTGCTGAACGCCAGCCCCTTCGGCCTCCAGCGGGAGGCCAAGGCGCTGCTCGCCGCCTACCAGGCCGCCGCCACCGCGGTGGGCGCCCGGCTCGGCGACAGGAAGCCCACGGTCAGCCCGCTGCGCTTCATGCCCGGCAAGACCCGGCTCTACGCCGGCCTCTCCTTCATCGGCACCATCCTCACCGACATCCCGATCCCGCAGCCGAAGATCGAACAGGTCAAGGAGCTCGCGGTCGAGATCAGCCCCGAGCAGATCGACAAGGCCGACGCGGACTGGGTCTTCTACGGCGTGTACGGCACACCCAGCTCCACCAACCAGGACGCCGTGCTCGGCGGCGCACTGTGGAAGACCCTCGGCGCCGTGAAGTCGGGCCAGGCCAGGCCGGTCTCGGACGAGACCTGGTTCCTGGGCCTCGGCGTGCTGGCCGCCGACGCGGTCCTGACCGACCTCAAGGGCTTCGTCGCCCCCGGCGCCTGA